In Anaerolineales bacterium, one DNA window encodes the following:
- a CDS encoding GH1 family beta-glucosidase codes for MAENRLFSKDFIWGAATASYQIEGAWNEDGKGESIWDRFSHTPGKVLNGDTGDVACDHYHRWRDDIKLMKELGLKAYRFSSAWARILPDGRGKVNQAGIYFYSQLVDVLLETGITPFVTLYHWDLPQALQDQGGWTKRMVVNAFVEYTDVMTRALGDRVKNWTTFNEPWVSAFVGYKDGRHAPGHMSQDEAIAASHHLLLSHGQAVPIIRANCRDAHVGITLNLTPQVPASPSVADRQAAIWVDGYINRWFLDSLTGRGYPQDMVNSYNNSMDFVAEGDMDVISVPIDFLGVNYYTRNIARSDKVSEADNHPQTVFREGAITEMDWEVYPQGLYNLLGRLHFEYSFPVIYITENGASFPDEVGADGEVHDPSRLSYIKEHLKMVNEAIRIGVPVKGYFVWSLLDNFEWGFGYSKRFGVVHVDFETQKRTLKSSAKWYRKAVQANSADVEV; via the coding sequence GTGGCAGAAAATAGATTATTTTCAAAGGATTTTATCTGGGGCGCGGCCACCGCATCCTATCAGATCGAAGGCGCGTGGAACGAAGACGGCAAGGGCGAAAGCATCTGGGACCGCTTCAGCCACACGCCCGGCAAGGTGCTGAACGGCGACACGGGCGACGTCGCCTGCGACCACTATCACCGCTGGCGCGACGACATCAAGTTAATGAAGGAACTGGGCTTGAAGGCCTATCGCTTCTCCAGCGCATGGGCACGCATTCTGCCCGATGGTCGCGGAAAAGTAAATCAGGCTGGCATTTATTTTTACAGTCAACTGGTGGACGTGCTGCTCGAAACAGGCATCACGCCTTTCGTCACGCTCTATCACTGGGACCTGCCGCAAGCCTTGCAGGATCAGGGCGGCTGGACGAAGCGCATGGTCGTGAATGCGTTCGTCGAATACACGGATGTGATGACCCGCGCCCTGGGCGACCGCGTGAAGAACTGGACGACCTTCAACGAGCCGTGGGTCAGCGCCTTCGTCGGCTACAAGGATGGGCGCCACGCCCCGGGGCATATGTCTCAGGACGAAGCCATAGCTGCCTCCCACCATCTGCTTCTCTCACACGGACAAGCCGTGCCCATCATCCGCGCCAACTGCAGGGATGCGCACGTCGGCATTACCCTCAATCTGACGCCGCAAGTGCCCGCCTCCCCCAGCGTTGCAGACAGGCAAGCCGCAATCTGGGTGGACGGCTACATCAACCGCTGGTTTCTCGATTCCTTGACGGGGCGCGGCTACCCACAGGATATGGTGAACAGTTACAACAACTCAATGGATTTCGTCGCCGAAGGCGACATGGACGTGATCTCCGTACCGATCGATTTTCTGGGCGTCAATTACTACACCCGCAACATCGCCCGCTCCGACAAGGTCAGCGAAGCGGACAACCACCCGCAGACCGTGTTCCGCGAAGGCGCGATCACCGAAATGGATTGGGAGGTCTACCCGCAAGGACTCTACAACCTGCTGGGCAGACTGCATTTCGAATATTCGTTCCCCGTCATTTACATCACCGAGAACGGCGCATCTTTCCCTGATGAGGTCGGCGCGGACGGCGAAGTCCATGATCCCTCGCGCCTGTCCTATATCAAGGAACATTTAAAGATGGTCAACGAAGCCATCCGCATTGGCGTGCCGGTGAAGGGTTATTTTGTCTGGTCGCTGTTGGATAACTTCGAATGGGGCTTCGGATATTCCAAGCGCTTCGGAGTCGTCCATGTGGATTTCGAGACGCAGAAACGCACGCTTAAATCCAGCGCGAAGTGGTATCGCAAGGCAGTCCAAGCCAATAGCGCAGATGTGGAAGTTTAA
- a CDS encoding glycosyl transferase, protein MHYGYFNDTQREYVITQPDTPLPWINYLGPEGYFGLISNTAGGYSFYQDARLRRLTRYRYNNAPLDSGGRYIYLRDEDPLLSGPVYWSPTWQPTRTPLDSYECRHGMGYTVITSKKNGIEASTRYFVPLGETLEIWELTLTNQRDKPAELSVFSTIEFNLWDAMDDATNFQRNYSIGQVEIADDVIYHKTEYRERRNHFAYFACSEPLTGFDTQREAFLGPYRGWDSPRAVETGQMSGSEAHGWQPIGAQHVKVQLEAGEQKKIIFILGYHENPVEEKFDPPNSQTINKRTVLPVIRKCLQPAVVDDAYQELKQYWDELLGKFEVATPDEHTNRMVNIWNAYQVMITFNMSRSASYFESGIGRGMGFRDSNQDLLGFTHMMPQRARQRILDLAATQLPNGGAYHQYQPLTKRGNNDVGSNFNDDPLWLVLAVTAYLKETGDWSILDEAVPYDNQPGSEEPLHGHLQHSIQYTLDRLGPHGLPLIGRADWNDCLNLNCFSDTPGQSFQTTTNKEGKVAESVFIAGLFVLAAKEMSALAGKLKEERGDSFVSHLSSEDYECHAKNMEAAVWNHGWDGGWFRRAYDDFGDVLGSKENEEGRIFIEPQGMCVMAGLGVEDGRAVQALDSVDKHLATPHGIILQQPAFSKYQLHLGEISSYPPGYKENAGIFCHTNPWVMIAEAMIGRGDRAYEHYMRTNPSKREEISELHKCEPYVYAQMIAGRDAPTHGEAKNSWLTGTAAWNYVAITQWILGIRPTYEGLQVAPVIPSTWEGFSAARSFRGVRYEIQVKRKGAGNDIQLEVDGKPITGSIIPFPAEKIQTVQVTAWLGQ, encoded by the coding sequence ATGCATTATGGCTACTTCAACGACACCCAGCGCGAATACGTAATCACCCAGCCAGACACTCCCCTGCCCTGGATCAACTACCTTGGACCGGAAGGATATTTCGGGCTCATCTCCAACACGGCAGGCGGATATTCCTTCTATCAGGATGCCCGCCTGAGACGCCTGACTCGCTACCGATATAACAATGCGCCACTGGATTCGGGTGGGCGTTACATCTACCTGCGGGATGAAGACCCGCTTCTTTCCGGACCTGTGTACTGGTCGCCAACCTGGCAGCCGACCCGCACCCCGTTGGATTCCTACGAATGCCGCCACGGCATGGGATACACCGTCATCACATCCAAAAAGAACGGGATCGAAGCCTCCACCCGCTATTTCGTCCCATTGGGTGAGACGCTAGAGATATGGGAATTGACTCTTACCAACCAGCGCGACAAACCCGCGGAACTATCCGTCTTTTCCACAATCGAATTCAATCTCTGGGACGCGATGGATGATGCCACCAACTTCCAGCGCAATTATTCCATCGGGCAGGTCGAGATCGCGGACGATGTCATCTACCACAAGACCGAATACCGCGAACGGCGCAATCACTTTGCCTACTTCGCCTGCTCCGAACCGTTGACCGGCTTCGACACCCAGCGCGAAGCGTTCCTTGGGCCCTATCGCGGCTGGGATTCGCCCCGGGCTGTCGAAACAGGTCAAATGTCGGGGTCTGAGGCGCACGGCTGGCAGCCCATCGGGGCACAGCATGTCAAAGTCCAGTTGGAAGCGGGGGAACAGAAAAAGATCATCTTCATCCTGGGCTATCATGAAAATCCAGTAGAGGAAAAGTTCGACCCGCCGAATTCGCAGACCATCAACAAGCGCACGGTTCTGCCCGTGATACGAAAATGTCTCCAGCCCGCTGTTGTGGATGACGCGTATCAGGAATTGAAACAATACTGGGATGAACTGCTCGGCAAATTCGAAGTGGCCACGCCTGATGAACACACCAACCGCATGGTGAACATCTGGAATGCGTACCAGGTGATGATCACGTTCAACATGTCCCGTTCGGCATCGTATTTTGAATCGGGCATCGGGCGGGGAATGGGATTCCGTGATTCGAACCAGGACCTGCTTGGGTTCACGCACATGATGCCCCAGCGCGCCCGCCAGCGGATTTTGGACCTCGCCGCGACGCAACTGCCAAACGGCGGGGCGTATCATCAATACCAGCCGCTGACCAAGCGCGGCAACAACGATGTCGGCTCGAACTTCAACGATGACCCGCTATGGCTGGTACTGGCTGTAACTGCGTATCTCAAAGAGACTGGCGATTGGAGTATTCTGGATGAAGCCGTGCCGTACGACAACCAGCCCGGCTCGGAAGAACCGCTTCACGGACATTTGCAGCATTCGATTCAATATACGCTCGACAGGCTCGGTCCGCATGGACTGCCGCTCATCGGGCGCGCGGACTGGAACGACTGCCTGAACCTGAACTGCTTTTCCGATACGCCCGGTCAATCATTCCAGACGACAACCAACAAGGAAGGAAAAGTCGCTGAAAGCGTGTTCATTGCCGGCTTGTTCGTGCTGGCGGCGAAGGAAATGTCAGCATTGGCAGGAAAGTTGAAAGAGGAAAGAGGGGATTCTTTCGTATCTCATCTTTCATCCGAAGATTATGAGTGCCATGCAAAAAACATGGAAGCCGCCGTCTGGAATCACGGCTGGGATGGCGGATGGTTCCGCCGCGCGTATGATGATTTCGGGGATGTGCTCGGGTCGAAAGAAAACGAGGAAGGCAGGATCTTCATCGAGCCGCAGGGGATGTGTGTGATGGCGGGCCTGGGCGTGGAGGATGGGCGCGCGGTGCAGGCGTTGGATTCAGTTGACAAGCATCTCGCCACGCCGCATGGGATCATCCTGCAGCAGCCAGCCTTCAGCAAATATCAATTGCATTTGGGTGAGATCTCGTCCTACCCGCCCGGGTACAAGGAGAATGCGGGAATCTTCTGTCACACCAATCCGTGGGTGATGATCGCGGAGGCGATGATCGGGCGCGGGGACAGGGCGTATGAGCATTACATGCGCACCAACCCGTCGAAGCGCGAAGAGATCAGTGAATTACACAAGTGCGAGCCGTATGTCTATGCGCAAATGATCGCGGGCAGGGATGCGCCCACCCATGGTGAAGCGAAAAATTCATGGCTGACGGGAACTGCCGCATGGAACTACGTCGCCATTACGCAATGGATATTGGGAATCCGTCCGACATATGAAGGCTTGCAGGTTGCGCCGGTCATCCCGTCAACGTGGGAAGGCTTCAGTGCGGCGCGCAGTTTTCGGGGAGTCCGATACGAGATACAGGTCAAGCGAAAAGGCGCGGGGAATGATATCCAATTGGAAGTGGACGGAAAGCCCATCACGGGCAGTATCATCCCCTTCCCTGCTGAAAAAATCCAAACCGTCCAGGTGACCGCCTGGCTGGGACAATAG
- a CDS encoding carbohydrate ABC transporter permease, translating to MLNNYKLRTNLMRVLVYVVLTILVIITIVPIWLLIVNATRSTTEIQQGLSILPSTHLMDNYQILLNRGINIPRGFSNSLYVAVASTVITVYFSMLTAYGIVVYEFKGKRFFSNFIVVLVMIPMQLTIIGFFQYMSRLGLTDNYAALILPLIANAGGVFFGKQYLESMVIQDLIDAARIDGASELGIFHRIMMPLAMPGAATLGIFAFVASWNNFFNAFILITSLDKYTLPMLVKTLRGDVYRTEYGAIYLGLAITVVPVIILYVLFSRYIISGIAMGAVKE from the coding sequence ATGCTTAACAACTACAAACTCAGAACGAACCTGATGCGCGTACTTGTGTATGTCGTATTGACCATTCTGGTGATCATCACCATTGTCCCAATATGGCTTTTGATCGTGAACGCAACCCGTTCCACCACCGAGATCCAACAGGGGCTCAGCATTTTACCCAGTACGCACCTGATGGACAACTACCAAATATTGCTCAATCGAGGCATCAACATTCCCAGAGGCTTCTCAAACAGCCTGTACGTGGCGGTCGCATCAACTGTCATCACCGTGTACTTCTCCATGCTGACCGCCTATGGCATCGTCGTGTATGAATTCAAAGGCAAGAGGTTCTTCAGCAACTTTATCGTAGTGCTGGTCATGATCCCCATGCAGCTCACCATTATTGGCTTCTTCCAATACATGTCCAGACTCGGGCTGACGGACAACTATGCAGCCCTTATTTTGCCGCTGATCGCCAACGCGGGCGGTGTATTCTTTGGCAAACAATATCTCGAGTCAATGGTCATTCAGGACCTGATCGACGCGGCGCGCATCGACGGAGCAAGCGAACTGGGCATCTTCCACCGCATCATGATGCCGCTGGCAATGCCGGGCGCCGCCACCCTGGGCATCTTCGCGTTCGTGGCCTCATGGAACAACTTCTTTAACGCATTCATCCTGATCACCTCGCTGGACAAATACACGCTCCCGATGCTCGTCAAAACCCTGCGCGGCGATGTCTACCGCACGGAATACGGCGCCATTTATCTCGGTCTCGCCATTACCGTGGTGCCGGTCATTATTTTATATGTCCTTTTCTCGCGCTACATTATCAGCGGCATTGCCATGGGCGCTGTAAAAGAATAA
- a CDS encoding sugar ABC transporter permease, which translates to MRLTRINRNYYGYFFITPFILGFLAFGLYPVYNTLALSFTDYTLMSRSGSFIGLRNFQVLFADQLFVKAIRNTWLIWMLNFIPQMGAALLLSAWFTNIRLRVRAVGVWRAVFYLPNLIIPAVVAALFNSLFAYYGPVNQFMVRAGFLEEAMHFLQNADITRGIVVFIQWWMWFGQTIIIVMAGMTSIPVHLYEAAMVDGASSSQMFRRITLPLLKPILIYIFVTSLVGGMQMFDIPYLLTDGRGAPSNSIMTNNILMYMKFASSRGHIGAASAVGVLTFIMTTVCALGIFYFLRDKDESGFEKSMRKWFLRKNWNGKG; encoded by the coding sequence ATGAGGCTTACCAGGATAAACCGAAATTATTACGGTTATTTTTTCATCACCCCCTTTATTCTCGGCTTTCTTGCCTTTGGTTTGTATCCTGTTTACAACACTCTGGCGTTGAGCTTCACGGATTACACCTTAATGTCGAGAAGCGGCTCTTTTATTGGGCTGAGAAATTTTCAGGTCCTATTTGCCGATCAATTGTTTGTAAAGGCGATTAGGAACACCTGGCTGATATGGATGTTAAATTTCATTCCGCAAATGGGCGCGGCCTTGCTGTTATCCGCCTGGTTTACGAACATCCGTTTGAGGGTCAGGGCCGTTGGGGTGTGGAGGGCGGTCTTCTATCTGCCGAATCTCATCATCCCGGCAGTAGTGGCTGCGTTATTCAATAGTCTGTTTGCTTATTATGGGCCTGTCAATCAATTTATGGTCCGTGCCGGCTTTCTGGAGGAAGCCATGCATTTTTTGCAAAATGCAGACATCACCCGCGGAATCGTGGTCTTCATCCAATGGTGGATGTGGTTCGGACAGACCATCATTATCGTCATGGCCGGCATGACGTCCATCCCCGTACATTTATATGAAGCCGCCATGGTGGACGGCGCATCGTCGTCGCAGATGTTCAGGCGGATAACGCTTCCGCTGCTTAAGCCCATCCTGATCTACATCTTCGTCACGTCACTCGTCGGCGGCATGCAGATGTTCGATATCCCGTATCTCCTGACGGATGGCAGAGGCGCGCCAAGTAATTCCATCATGACCAACAATATCCTTATGTACATGAAATTCGCCAGCAGCAGAGGTCATATCGGCGCCGCATCGGCTGTGGGCGTGCTTACCTTCATCATGACCACAGTCTGTGCGCTGGGCATTTTCTATTTCCTGCGGGATAAGGACGAATCCGGCTTCGAAAAATCCATGCGAAAGTGGTTCTTGAGAAAAAATTGGAACGGGAAAGGATAG
- a CDS encoding ABC transporter substrate-binding protein has translation MRKSIYVVFSLLVLASMLLAACGGGSAEAPASSGGDAPSTTDGGATSADGKRVLKVWSFTNEIRTMAVAFEGLYPDVEVDVVYTMIPMTDGEYQTKLKAAIGTTDAPDVVALEAAFVKEWVEADFLADLNDLLPLTEELKTFPAVVQVGTHAGITKAYSYQATPGAFFYRRSIAQECLGTDDPAEVQAMVADIDKFVDTAAKIKECNPDYFTVGTSAELFNPFLANRSQPWIVDGELVIDPNVVEYIHFAKLMRENGYESQAQQWTEGWFAGMSDTLAGADGKSKKVFSYFLPTWGLPYVLIPNSGDTGGDWAMINGPLAYQWGGTWVGAMKDSPNLDLAKEFIKFVALNEENLTNWATGVYTNEYLKAIDPSVPNDQAQAPGDFVSSQVVVEKITSTFDGSELYNWLGGQNNYEAFGEAAPKVNGSLLTGSDDAIQRALESQRDQYLNNEIDEATMWTQWLDLVRSEFPDLVIPEPPVK, from the coding sequence ATGCGTAAGTCAATCTATGTAGTCTTTAGCCTGTTGGTGCTGGCAAGCATGCTTTTAGCTGCCTGCGGCGGCGGGTCGGCTGAGGCTCCCGCTTCCAGTGGAGGTGATGCGCCTTCAACCACAGACGGAGGGGCAACCTCCGCTGACGGCAAGCGAGTTCTTAAGGTGTGGTCATTTACCAATGAGATCCGCACCATGGCGGTTGCCTTCGAAGGTTTGTACCCGGATGTGGAAGTGGACGTTGTCTACACCATGATCCCGATGACAGACGGTGAATACCAGACAAAACTTAAAGCAGCCATTGGCACTACAGACGCTCCCGACGTGGTCGCCTTGGAAGCCGCTTTTGTAAAAGAATGGGTTGAGGCTGATTTCCTCGCTGACCTGAACGATCTCCTGCCTTTGACTGAAGAACTGAAAACCTTCCCTGCCGTGGTGCAGGTGGGCACTCATGCAGGGATTACAAAAGCGTATTCATACCAGGCAACTCCGGGCGCCTTTTTCTATCGCCGCAGTATCGCCCAGGAATGCCTCGGCACGGACGATCCGGCTGAGGTCCAGGCAATGGTTGCCGATATAGATAAATTTGTCGACACGGCCGCCAAGATCAAGGAGTGCAATCCGGATTACTTCACCGTCGGCACATCTGCCGAGTTGTTCAATCCCTTCCTCGCCAACCGCTCCCAGCCGTGGATCGTTGATGGAGAACTGGTCATTGATCCCAACGTCGTTGAATACATCCACTTCGCCAAACTCATGCGCGAGAACGGCTACGAATCACAGGCACAGCAGTGGACCGAAGGCTGGTTTGCAGGCATGAGCGATACCTTGGCTGGCGCTGACGGCAAATCCAAGAAGGTCTTCAGTTACTTCCTGCCGACCTGGGGTCTCCCTTACGTCCTGATCCCCAACTCCGGCGACACCGGCGGTGACTGGGCGATGATCAATGGTCCTCTGGCGTATCAATGGGGCGGCACGTGGGTGGGCGCCATGAAGGACAGTCCCAATCTGGATCTGGCGAAGGAATTCATCAAGTTTGTTGCCCTCAACGAAGAGAACCTGACCAATTGGGCAACCGGCGTTTACACCAACGAATACTTGAAAGCCATTGACCCGAGTGTTCCTAATGACCAGGCACAGGCGCCCGGCGACTTTGTCTCCAGTCAGGTGGTGGTTGAAAAAATCACTTCGACGTTCGACGGTTCTGAACTGTACAACTGGCTGGGCGGTCAAAACAACTACGAAGCCTTTGGCGAAGCGGCTCCCAAAGTGAACGGCTCCCTGTTAACCGGTTCCGACGACGCCATCCAGCGCGCGCTCGAAAGCCAGCGCGACCAGTATCTGAATAATGAGATCGATGAAGCCACAATGTGGACGCAGTGGCTGGATCTGGTCCGCAGCGAGTTCCCGGATCTTGTCATCCCAGAACCGCCCGTGAAGTAA
- a CDS encoding LacI family DNA-binding transcriptional regulator, whose protein sequence is MPAKKQAVTIQDVAKTARVSVSTVSRVLNGKVDVAGDTQKKILKVIDKLGYTSNLAARSMRSRRNNLLGLVVPDIGFPYSQEVMKGINRAIAESTFDLLVYTTGDIHKTGTILHEQHYVSLLNNSITDGVIIVASAAAEFITDAPIIAVDPHIVNPNYPSVQGTNYHGAVEVMEYLLSLGHRRIGFICGRPEIGSAERRLKGYKDALINAGIKIDEELIAHEGDFSTKTGHLCALQLLKLKDPPTAIFAANDQSAIGVFEAADEIGLHIPDDLSVVGFDNISEAKYFDLTTVDQFLSEMGYIATQMLIKMVNKEALDVHVHKVPTQLVKRGSCEALSKAR, encoded by the coding sequence ATGCCAGCCAAAAAACAAGCGGTTACCATCCAGGATGTTGCAAAAACAGCAAGGGTGTCTGTTTCTACGGTTTCACGCGTGTTGAACGGCAAGGTCGATGTCGCAGGGGATACCCAGAAGAAAATCCTTAAAGTCATTGACAAGCTTGGCTACACATCAAACCTGGCGGCTCGCAGCATGCGGAGCCGCCGAAATAACCTGCTTGGGTTGGTGGTGCCGGATATCGGTTTCCCTTATTCGCAGGAAGTCATGAAAGGCATCAACCGGGCGATCGCAGAATCAACCTTTGATTTGCTGGTCTACACAACGGGGGATATTCACAAAACAGGTACGATCCTACACGAACAGCATTATGTTTCTCTTCTGAACAATTCAATTACAGACGGCGTAATTATTGTGGCGTCCGCCGCCGCCGAATTCATCACGGATGCCCCCATCATTGCCGTTGACCCGCATATTGTTAATCCAAACTATCCATCAGTTCAGGGAACAAACTACCATGGCGCGGTCGAAGTGATGGAATATCTTCTGAGCCTGGGACACAGGCGCATCGGGTTTATTTGCGGACGCCCCGAGATTGGAAGTGCTGAACGACGCTTGAAGGGTTATAAAGATGCGCTGATAAACGCGGGGATTAAGATAGACGAGGAGCTGATCGCCCACGAGGGTGACTTCTCTACAAAGACCGGGCATCTGTGTGCTTTGCAATTGTTGAAGTTAAAGGACCCACCCACCGCCATATTTGCGGCGAATGACCAATCTGCAATTGGCGTATTCGAGGCGGCGGATGAGATAGGCCTTCATATTCCCGATGATCTATCTGTTGTTGGGTTCGATAATATTTCAGAAGCCAAATATTTCGATCTTACAACCGTGGATCAATTTCTTTCTGAGATGGGATACATTGCCACCCAAATGCTAATCAAGATGGTGAATAAGGAGGCGCTGGATGTACATGTGCACAAGGTCCCAACTCAACTGGTCAAGCGCGGCTCCTGCGAGGCTTTATCCAAAGCAAGATAA
- a CDS encoding response regulator transcription factor: MRANNYLVTFVILLITIATMRITLYAAVGGGWLAAHYPLGWVNTSPESDTHEPRPSYTTSEAHMIRIFIADPDPATRKGLKLFLRRKLGTNGVVEVGDVETLLRTLADVPPDLLLLDWRLYGSPAPETCRLLQRAYPHLKIILLSVDADDEAAAREAGADFIHKRASPDELLATLVPLLRKDNKPSKLKTS; the protein is encoded by the coding sequence ATGCGCGCAAACAATTACCTCGTCACCTTTGTAATATTACTTATCACTATTGCAACCATGCGTATAACTTTATATGCCGCAGTTGGGGGAGGCTGGCTGGCGGCGCACTATCCACTTGGCTGGGTAAATACTTCACCAGAGTCCGATACGCATGAGCCTCGCCCGTCGTACACTACAAGTGAGGCTCATATGATTCGCATCTTCATTGCAGACCCCGACCCCGCAACGCGCAAGGGGCTGAAACTTTTTCTCAGACGCAAACTGGGCACGAACGGTGTCGTGGAAGTTGGGGATGTGGAGACTTTGCTCCGCACATTGGCAGATGTGCCGCCCGACCTGCTTCTACTGGATTGGCGGCTCTACGGCTCTCCCGCACCCGAAACCTGCCGGTTGCTCCAACGGGCATATCCTCATTTGAAGATCATCCTGCTCAGTGTGGATGCGGATGATGAAGCCGCAGCAAGGGAAGCAGGCGCGGATTTCATCCACAAGCGCGCGTCGCCCGATGAATTGCTCGCAACGTTAGTGCCGCTTTTGCGTAAAGATAACAAGCCCTCAAAACTCAAAACAAGTTGA
- a CDS encoding DUF2807 domain-containing protein, translated as MEKKYSIFGPLLLIAAGVIWLLVRSGNIPSENLWALTHIWPYLLIAAGLGLILKVYWKYAAMLMDVLIITGAVLAIVFAPQLGWANPTMLSIMDNGGFYVGPGEPGSGNVITETRNVGEFTAIEVDYPAQVIITQGDQASVKIEAEDNVLPGLKTQIRSNTLEIFYKVEGGKRVNPRKMVKITIVVKDLKDVEFNSAGELSLEGITANDLDVSISGAGNVRLNEIDVKNLAVGLSGAGNATASGAAENLRLIISGFGSFNGGDLHSKTAAVTLSGAGSVTTWVDEKLDALISGAGSVNYYGAADVTKNISGAGNVKHLGSK; from the coding sequence ATGGAAAAAAAGTATTCGATATTCGGCCCGTTGCTGCTCATTGCGGCAGGGGTGATCTGGCTGCTTGTCAGGTCGGGAAACATCCCATCCGAGAATCTCTGGGCGTTGACTCACATCTGGCCCTACCTGCTCATCGCGGCAGGCTTGGGACTCATTCTGAAAGTCTACTGGAAATATGCGGCCATGCTGATGGATGTGCTTATTATTACAGGCGCAGTATTGGCGATCGTCTTCGCTCCGCAGTTGGGATGGGCGAATCCGACCATGCTCTCCATAATGGACAACGGCGGCTTTTATGTCGGTCCGGGCGAACCGGGCTCCGGCAATGTCATCACCGAGACGAGAAACGTTGGGGAGTTCACCGCCATCGAGGTGGATTATCCGGCGCAGGTAATTATCACGCAGGGCGATCAGGCGTCGGTTAAGATCGAAGCGGAGGACAATGTCCTGCCCGGGTTGAAAACGCAAATCCGCAGCAATACACTTGAGATCTTCTATAAGGTCGAGGGTGGGAAGCGGGTCAACCCAAGGAAGATGGTCAAGATTACGATTGTGGTCAAGGATTTGAAGGATGTAGAGTTCAACAGTGCCGGCGAATTGAGCCTTGAAGGCATCACAGCGAACGACTTGGATGTTTCCATAAGCGGGGCCGGGAACGTGAGATTGAACGAAATTGACGTGAAAAATCTCGCTGTCGGGTTGAGCGGTGCGGGGAACGCCACCGCCTCCGGTGCAGCCGAGAATCTCAGGTTGATCATCAGCGGCTTCGGCAGTTTCAACGGCGGGGACCTGCACAGCAAGACCGCCGCGGTTACGCTCAGCGGCGCGGGAAGCGTGACGACCTGGGTGGACGAAAAACTCGATGCCTTGATCTCCGGTGCGGGTTCGGTCAATTACTACGGTGCGGCGGATGTGACCAAAAATATCAGCGGCGCAGGCAACGTAAAACACCTCGGAAGCAAGTGA